The following proteins are encoded in a genomic region of Rattus rattus isolate New Zealand chromosome 2, Rrattus_CSIRO_v1, whole genome shotgun sequence:
- the LOC116894172 gene encoding olfactory receptor 10A5-like, whose amino-acid sequence MAAGNQTRVTEFILMSFSSLPSEIQDVLFLAFLAIYLVTLMGNSLIILVTLADPMLQSPMYFFLRNLSFLEIGFNMVIVPKMLGTLIAQDTSISFLGCATQMYFFFFFGVSECFLLATMAYDRYVAICSPLHYPIIMNQGTRVKLAAASWFPGIPVATVQTTWLFSFPFCANKVNHFFCDSPPVLRLVCADTARFEVYAIVGTILVVMIPCLLILCSYTLIVASILKIPSTQGKHKAFSTCSSHLLVVSLFYVSLSLTYFRPKSNNSPKSKKLLSLSYTVVTPLLNPIIYSLRNNEVKNALSRTFHKALALRKLIL is encoded by the coding sequence ATGGCTGCAGGAAACCAGACAAGAGTAACTGAGTTTATCCTCATGagcttctcttctctgccttctgaaatACAGGATGTTCTATTCCTGGCCTTTCTAGCCATCTATTTAGTCACTCTGATGGGAAATAGCCTCATCATTCTGGTGACCTTAGCTGACCCCATGCTGCAAAgccccatgtatttctttctcaggAACTTATCCTTCTTAGAGATTGGCTTCAACATGGTCATTGTACCCAAAATGTTGGGGACCCTGATTGCCCAGGACACAAGCATCTCCTTCCTTGGCTGTGCCACTCAgatgtatttcttcttcttctttggagTGTCTGAATGTTTCCTCCTGGCcaccatggcctatgaccgctatgtagCCATCTGCAGTCCCTTACATTACCCAATCATCATGAACCAAGGGACACGTGTCAAACTagctgctgcttcctggtttccaggaatCCCTGTAGCCACTGTGCAGACCACATGGCTCTTCAGTTTTCCATTCTGTGCCAACAAAGTGAACCACTTCTTCTGTGACAGCCCACCTGTGCTGAGGCTGGTCTGTGCAGACACAGCACGGTTTGAGGTCTATGCCATTGTCGGAACCATTCTGGTTGTCATGATACCCTGCCTGCTGATCCTATGTTCCTACACTCTCATTGTAGCCTCCATCCTCAAGATTCCATCAACTCAAGGGAAGCAcaaagccttctccacctgctcctCACACCTCCTTGTTGTCTCTCTTTTTTATGTATCCTTAAGCCTCACATATTTTAGGCCTAAATCAAATAATTCTCCTAAAAGCAAAAAGTTGTTATCATTGTCCTACACTGTTGTGACTCCTCTGCTGAACCCAATAATCTATAGCCTAAGAAATAATGAGGTGAAGAATGCCCTCAGCAGGACCTTTCACAAGGCCCTGGCCCTCAGAAAATTGATCCTGTAG
- the LOC116894173 gene encoding olfactory receptor 10A4: MTWGNWTTVKEFILTSFSSLSYEVQALLFLLFLIIYLVTLLGNVLIILVTTADSALQSPMYFFLRNLSFLEIGFNLVIVPKMLSTLILQDKSISFLGCATQMYFFFFFGAAECCLLATMAYDRYMAICDPLHYPIIMSRRSCAQLAAASWFSGFPVATVQTTWIFSFPFCGPNTVNHFFCDSPPVIALVCADTSLFELEALTATVLFILFPFLLILGSYVRILATIFRMPSAEGKRKAFSTCSSHLLVVSLFYSTAILTYFRPRSNTSPENKKMLSLSYTVVTPMLNPIIYSLRNNEVKAALRRIMHRTLGPQKL, from the coding sequence ATGACCTGGGGAAACTGGACAACCGTCAAGGAGTTTATTCTTACCAGCTTCTCAAGCTTGTCTTATGAAGTACAAGCTCTACTATTTCTCCTGTTTTTGATCATTTACCTCGTTACACTCTTGGGCAATGTCCTCATCATCCTGGTTACTACAGCTGACTCTGCTCTACAAagtcccatgtacttcttccttaGAAACTTATCCTTCTTGGAAATAGGCTTCAACTTGGTCATTGTGCCCAAGATGCTGAGTACTCTGATACTGCAAGACAAATCCATCTCCTTCCTTGGCTGTGCTACTCagatgtatttcttctttttctttggggcTGCTGAGTGCTGCCTCCTGGCCACAATGGCATATGACCGCTACATGGCTATCTGTGATCCCTTGCACTACCCAATAATCATGAGCCGCAGGTCCTGTGCCCAGCTGGCAGCTGCCTCTTGGTTCTCGGGATTCCCGGTGGCCACTGTGCAAACCACATGGATTTTCAGTTTCCCTTTTTGTGGTCCTAACACGGTAAACCACTTCTTTTGTGACAGCCCCCCTGTCATAGCCCTGGTCTGTGCTGATACCTCCCTGTTTGAACTGGAGGCTCTGACAGCCACGGTTCTGTtcatcctctttcctttcttactgATCCTGGGTTCCTATGTCCGCATCCTCGCCACCATCTTCAGGATGCCTTCAGCTGAGGGAAAACGCAAGGCCTTTTCCACTTGTTCCTCCCATCTCCTGGTTGTCTCCCTCTTCTACAGTACTGCCATCCTCACATATTTCCGGCCACGCTCAAACACCTCCCCCGAGAACAAAAAGATGCTATCACTCTCTTACACAGTCGTCACTCCAATGTTGAACCCCATCATCTACAGCTTAAGGAATAACGAGGTGAAAGCTGCACTGAGGCGGATCATGCATAGAACTCTGGGTCCTCAGAAGCTGTGA